One region of Pseudodesulfovibrio senegalensis genomic DNA includes:
- a CDS encoding ATP-dependent 6-phosphofructokinase: protein MKSKTAPHVMPIDTSIKTLGTAKIPTCIPLCLSVNESRPMGVTLTPDEISDLKEDYITLELEAAGPREKLYFDPSKTKCAIVTCGGLCPGINDVIRSVVMEAFHNYNVASIVGVQFGLRGFIPEYHHDFVDLNPSTVADIHQFGGTMLGSSRGHQPAEDIVDALERSNINVLFMIGGDGTMKAAKGVVAEIERRNQKIAVIGIPKTIDNDINLVTKSFGFDTAVEKATEAIRCAHVESVGMQNGVGLVKLMGRESGFIAAQATLALKEVNFVLVPEYPFTLRGATGLLPALERRLAERGHAVIVCAEGAGQELCDTQGKTDASGNPVLGDICSVIKDEMKAYFSEKGMEYGLKYIDPSYIIRSVPANSNDRIYCGFLGQNAVHAAMAGKTGMVISMLQNRMVHLPLEIVTAKRQKLNVNSAYWRSVLESTGQEDFCRSCEI, encoded by the coding sequence ATGAAAAGCAAGACAGCACCGCACGTGATGCCTATTGACACCAGCATCAAAACACTGGGCACGGCCAAGATTCCCACCTGCATTCCCTTGTGCCTGTCCGTGAACGAGTCGCGGCCCATGGGGGTCACCCTGACGCCGGACGAGATTTCCGACCTCAAGGAAGACTATATCACGCTTGAGCTCGAAGCTGCCGGCCCGCGTGAAAAGCTGTATTTTGATCCCTCCAAGACCAAGTGCGCCATCGTGACCTGTGGGGGCTTGTGCCCGGGCATCAACGACGTGATCCGTTCCGTGGTCATGGAGGCCTTCCATAATTACAACGTGGCTTCCATTGTGGGCGTTCAGTTCGGCCTGCGCGGGTTCATTCCCGAATATCATCATGATTTCGTGGATTTGAATCCTTCCACAGTGGCGGATATTCACCAGTTCGGGGGCACCATGCTCGGATCATCGCGCGGTCATCAGCCTGCCGAAGACATTGTGGATGCGCTGGAACGGTCCAACATTAACGTTTTGTTCATGATCGGCGGAGACGGCACCATGAAGGCCGCCAAGGGCGTGGTGGCTGAAATCGAGCGTCGAAACCAGAAGATCGCGGTTATCGGCATCCCCAAGACCATCGACAACGACATCAATCTGGTGACCAAATCATTCGGGTTCGATACCGCGGTGGAAAAGGCCACCGAGGCCATCCGCTGCGCCCATGTCGAATCCGTGGGCATGCAGAACGGGGTCGGGCTGGTCAAGCTCATGGGCCGTGAGTCCGGATTCATTGCGGCTCAGGCCACCTTGGCACTCAAGGAAGTCAATTTTGTGCTGGTGCCGGAATATCCCTTTACCCTGCGCGGCGCGACCGGCCTGCTTCCGGCGCTGGAGCGACGTTTGGCGGAACGCGGTCACGCGGTGATCGTGTGCGCGGAGGGGGCCGGGCAGGAGCTCTGCGACACGCAGGGCAAAACCGATGCTTCGGGCAATCCTGTTCTCGGGGACATCTGTTCCGTGATCAAGGATGAAATGAAGGCGTATTTTTCGGAAAAGGGCATGGAATACGGGTTGAAATACATTGATCCAAGCTACATCATTCGTTCGGTTCCGGCCAATTCCAACGACCGCATTTACTGCGGATTTCTCGGGCAGAATGCCGTGCACGCGGCCATGGCCGGAAAGACCGGCATGGTGATCAGCATGTTGCAGAATCGCATGGTGCATCTGCCGCTTGAGATCGTCACGGCCAAGCGCCAGAAGCTCAACGTCAATTCCGCGTACTGGCGGTCAGTGCTCGAATCCACCGGGCAGGAAGATTTCTGCCGCTCCTGCGAAATCTAG
- a CDS encoding NfeD family protein yields MFFVHRFLLSCLLCLALCGMAASNAVAVPMSVLRVDVSGPISPAQDEMLTAAVAQCERIGCSMLLIVLDTPGGLGESMRNMVKAMLNAPVPVAVWVGPSGARAASAGVFLVAASTVAGMAPQTTMGAASPVGLGGGDIEKTMAAKVRADFLSLVRGVAGARDRNATWYAEAVDKASSVTAAEALELGAVEYVSGSATTFLQSVGVRGVDFKDQTIRFSPNDIVVHEYDPGVRYRLLSWLLHPQIAYMLLLAGMLGLFVELTHPGVILPGVLGTLGLLLGLYALSVLPTNAAGLLLILFGLVLFGLEIKIVSFGLLALGGAAALFVGSLILFRDEFGYVYIPLSTVIPVVLFFCSVAGGLVFLVIRSQRRERAAGLQAMIGLVGTVRKWKGNRGTISVRGEIWAAMDLQSDFPLSRDDEVEIVDVRGLTLEIRALPPKPLKL; encoded by the coding sequence ATGTTTTTTGTTCACCGTTTTCTGTTGAGCTGTCTGTTGTGCCTTGCCCTGTGTGGCATGGCGGCCAGCAATGCCGTGGCCGTGCCCATGAGCGTTCTTCGTGTCGATGTTTCCGGTCCCATCAGCCCGGCGCAGGACGAGATGCTCACCGCAGCCGTTGCCCAATGCGAACGCATCGGCTGTTCCATGCTGCTCATTGTGCTGGATACGCCCGGCGGTCTGGGCGAGTCCATGCGCAACATGGTCAAGGCCATGCTCAATGCCCCGGTTCCGGTAGCCGTTTGGGTCGGTCCGTCCGGGGCCCGGGCCGCATCGGCCGGCGTGTTTCTTGTTGCTGCGTCTACAGTGGCGGGCATGGCTCCGCAGACCACCATGGGTGCGGCGTCGCCGGTGGGCCTTGGCGGGGGCGACATAGAAAAGACCATGGCAGCCAAGGTGCGAGCCGATTTTCTGAGTCTTGTGCGCGGGGTGGCCGGGGCACGGGACCGCAACGCCACCTGGTATGCCGAGGCCGTGGACAAGGCCAGTTCCGTGACCGCAGCCGAAGCCTTGGAACTGGGTGCCGTGGAATATGTTTCCGGCTCTGCAACCACGTTCTTGCAGTCTGTTGGAGTTCGCGGTGTGGACTTCAAGGATCAGACAATCCGTTTTTCTCCCAATGATATTGTGGTGCATGAATATGATCCGGGCGTTCGCTATCGGTTGCTGTCCTGGCTGCTGCATCCGCAGATTGCCTATATGCTGCTGCTGGCCGGAATGCTCGGGCTGTTCGTTGAGCTGACCCATCCGGGTGTGATTTTACCGGGCGTGCTGGGAACCCTTGGACTGCTGCTCGGGTTGTATGCGCTTTCCGTGCTGCCCACCAATGCCGCCGGTCTGCTGCTGATTTTGTTCGGGCTCGTGCTTTTCGGTCTGGAAATCAAGATTGTCAGTTTCGGGTTGCTTGCCCTTGGCGGTGCCGCCGCGCTTTTCGTTGGGTCACTGATCCTGTTCCGCGACGAGTTCGGATATGTATACATACCCTTGAGCACGGTTATTCCGGTGGTGCTTTTTTTCTGCTCGGTTGCTGGCGGTTTGGTTTTTTTGGTCATACGTTCCCAGCGCCGGGAAAGGGCGGCCGGATTGCAGGCCATGATCGGACTTGTGGGAACCGTTCGCAAATGGAAAGGGAATCGTGGCACCATTTCGGTGCGAGGCGAAATTTGGGCCGCAATGGACCTGCAGAGCGATTTTCCCCTTTCCCGCGATGATGAGGTTGAAATTGTGGATGTGCGTGGCTTGACGCTCGAAATACGGGCTTTACCTCCAAAACCGTTGAAGCTCTAG
- a CDS encoding helix-turn-helix domain-containing protein → MNDSQTPVLLTVKEVASTLRVHYRTAYRMVTSGELKAIRIGKQWRVHQSALLEFIEDGWKEVQKSKKRMHSGPKQLKLPLE, encoded by the coding sequence ATGAACGATAGTCAGACTCCTGTACTCCTCACGGTCAAGGAAGTGGCCTCTACCCTTCGGGTGCATTACAGAACCGCATACCGAATGGTCACCTCCGGCGAACTCAAGGCCATCAGGATAGGAAAGCAATGGCGCGTTCATCAGTCCGCACTGCTTGAATTCATTGAAGATGGATGGAAAGAGGTCCAAAAATCCAAAAAGAGGATGCACTCGGGCCCCAAACAGCTTAAACTCCCGCTGGAGTAA
- the rfaE1 gene encoding D-glycero-beta-D-manno-heptose-7-phosphate kinase translates to MNETIARLRGRKVMIIGDLMLDHYLIGMVERISPEAPVPVVRVDKEKFLLGGAGNVAVNIAALGGESLLVGVVGDDREGDELRGLCNKAQLSTNLLCDPSRPTTKKSRIMAQNQQICRVDSEDCGPLGSVLMDELFKYLQAHLHEYPVVILSDYGKGFISAEFMDRFNDLLESMEARPKVLVDPKVVNYDLYKGVDILTPNTKEAGEGAGIVVSDKHSVIRAGHALFKRLECRNLLITMGGDGMALFEGTHNIRHIPTFAKTVFDVTGAGDTVIATLGLALAAGVDLLTACTLANHAAGIVVGQVGAACATADELDAVVADHQGHPVTQW, encoded by the coding sequence ATGAACGAAACAATAGCACGTTTGCGCGGCAGAAAGGTCATGATCATCGGCGACCTTATGCTCGACCATTACCTGATCGGCATGGTGGAGCGCATTTCACCGGAAGCCCCGGTTCCTGTCGTCCGGGTGGACAAGGAAAAGTTCCTGCTTGGGGGCGCCGGCAACGTGGCCGTGAACATTGCCGCACTGGGGGGGGAATCCCTGCTGGTCGGGGTTGTGGGAGACGACAGGGAAGGGGATGAGCTGCGTGGCCTCTGCAATAAAGCGCAACTGAGTACAAACCTGCTCTGCGACCCGTCGCGTCCCACCACGAAAAAATCGAGAATCATGGCGCAGAACCAGCAGATTTGCCGCGTCGACTCCGAAGATTGCGGTCCGCTCGGTTCGGTGCTTATGGATGAACTCTTCAAGTATCTGCAAGCCCATCTTCATGAGTATCCCGTGGTCATTCTGTCCGACTACGGCAAGGGGTTCATTTCGGCCGAGTTCATGGATCGCTTCAATGATTTGCTGGAATCCATGGAGGCTCGACCCAAGGTTCTGGTGGACCCCAAGGTGGTCAATTACGATCTGTACAAAGGTGTGGACATCCTGACTCCAAACACCAAGGAAGCAGGGGAGGGGGCCGGAATCGTGGTCTCCGACAAGCACAGCGTGATCAGGGCCGGTCATGCCCTGTTCAAGCGCCTCGAGTGCCGCAATCTGCTGATCACCATGGGCGGTGACGGCATGGCCTTGTTTGAAGGAACGCACAATATCCGCCATATCCCCACCTTCGCCAAGACCGTGTTCGATGTAACCGGAGCTGGGGATACCGTGATCGCCACCCTTGGCCTTGCCCTTGCGGCCGGGGTCGATCTGCTCACGGCCTGCACACTGGCCAATCATGCGGCCGGTATCGTGGTGGGCCAGGTGGGAGCCGCCTGCGCCACGGCGGACGAGCTCGATGCCGTTGTTGCGGACCATCAGGGTCATCCGGTTACTCAATGGTAG
- a CDS encoding slipin family protein, which translates to MFTYLPILALVVLFLAAALKVLNEYERGVIFRLGRVIEAKGPGLIILIPVIDRMVKVSMRVLTLDVPNQDVITKDNVSVSVNAVVYFRVVDPVRSILEVEDYMYATSQLAQTTLRSVCGGVELDELLSHRDKVNDQIQSILDEHTDPWGIKVSTVEVKYIDLPQEMQRAMAKQAEAERERRAKVIGAEGEYQAADRLTEAAKIISAYPQALQLRYLQTMREMSAESAASTIIPIPLDFVTLLQSMSGNTAAGNAITKKDTDNT; encoded by the coding sequence ATGTTTACGTATCTGCCCATTTTGGCCCTGGTCGTGTTGTTTTTGGCTGCTGCGCTCAAGGTTCTCAATGAATATGAACGCGGTGTTATTTTTCGCCTCGGTCGTGTGATCGAGGCCAAGGGGCCGGGGTTGATTATCCTCATCCCTGTTATTGATCGCATGGTAAAGGTCTCCATGCGGGTGCTGACCCTGGACGTGCCCAATCAGGACGTCATCACCAAGGACAATGTCAGCGTGAGCGTCAATGCCGTTGTCTATTTCCGCGTCGTTGATCCTGTCCGTTCCATACTTGAGGTGGAGGATTACATGTACGCCACTTCGCAGCTTGCGCAAACGACCCTTCGTAGCGTATGTGGTGGCGTTGAATTGGACGAACTGCTTTCCCACCGCGACAAGGTCAACGATCAGATTCAGTCGATTCTTGACGAGCACACCGACCCGTGGGGCATCAAGGTTTCCACGGTGGAGGTCAAATACATCGACCTGCCGCAGGAAATGCAGCGAGCCATGGCCAAGCAGGCCGAGGCCGAACGAGAGAGAAGGGCAAAGGTCATCGGAGCCGAGGGTGAGTATCAGGCTGCGGACCGTCTGACGGAAGCCGCCAAGATCATCAGTGCCTACCCGCAGGCTTTGCAACTTCGCTATTTGCAGACCATGCGCGAAATGAGTGCGGAAAGTGCTGCCAGCACCATCATTCCCATTCCGCTCGACTTCGTGACATTGTTGCAGAGCATGTCCGGAAACACCGCCGCCGGAAATGCCATAACCAAAAAGGACACCGACAACACATGA
- a CDS encoding ParA family protein — MARRIVIANQKGGVGKTTTAVNLAASLAVMEKNVLIVDCDPQGNASSGLGFYPGDKRENIYSVLFSPKDARKAIYDTGIPFMHILPGTQDLVGAEIELVDKFGREFYIKELLEEVDAEYDFIIIDCPPSLGLLTVNALCAATELLVPLQCEYYALEGIAQLLMTYELVRKRLNPDLDVLGVVLTMYDSRNRLSWQVKNEVRKAFPQHLFEVIIPRNVRLSEAPSFGKPVINYDVKSRGAEAYLALAQEVVRSHTAGKENK; from the coding sequence GTGGCCAGAAGAATCGTGATTGCAAACCAGAAGGGCGGCGTGGGCAAAACCACCACGGCCGTGAATCTGGCAGCCTCGTTGGCTGTGATGGAAAAGAATGTGCTCATCGTGGACTGCGACCCGCAGGGAAACGCCTCCAGCGGACTCGGGTTTTATCCTGGAGACAAGCGGGAAAACATCTATTCCGTTCTGTTTTCGCCCAAGGACGCCAGAAAGGCCATCTATGACACCGGCATCCCGTTCATGCATATTTTACCCGGCACGCAGGACCTCGTGGGCGCGGAAATCGAGCTTGTGGATAAGTTCGGCCGGGAGTTCTACATCAAGGAGCTGCTGGAAGAGGTGGACGCGGAATATGACTTCATCATCATAGACTGCCCGCCGTCTCTCGGGTTGCTGACCGTCAACGCTCTCTGTGCCGCCACGGAACTGCTGGTGCCGTTGCAGTGTGAGTATTACGCCTTGGAGGGCATTGCGCAGTTGCTCATGACATACGAGCTGGTGCGTAAGCGGCTGAATCCGGATCTGGATGTGCTGGGCGTGGTGCTGACCATGTATGATTCCAGAAATCGTCTTTCCTGGCAGGTCAAGAATGAGGTGCGCAAAGCCTTTCCTCAGCATCTTTTCGAGGTGATCATTCCCAGGAATGTTCGCCTTTCCGAGGCGCCGAGCTTTGGCAAACCCGTGATCAACTATGACGTGAAGTCGCGCGGGGCGGAGGCGTATCTGGCCTTGGCACAGGAAGTCGTGCGCAGCCATACCGCAGGCAAGGAAAACAAATAG
- a CDS encoding ParB/RepB/Spo0J family partition protein, whose protein sequence is MSMNKGLGRGLDALLGGVREEEEQGLDASSVRLIKVDAIIPNPHQPRREFDAAALEDLSSSIRAQGVLQPVLVRPVSADRFELVAGERRLRASKLAGLQEIPSLVREMTDQESLAIALIENLQREDLNPVEEALGYQQLQQQFGLSQEELSRQVGKSRSAVANALRLLNLPADVQKNIQTGVVSAGHGRALMSITDPEPQAELHARVVENGLTVRQAEAQASFWKQNGRLPGVEEAIAPGKKSSSGGRQELDQVMVGLQASLVEHLGVAVKVSGSTDKGRITLSYKDGEELQALLDSFGVDFPQ, encoded by the coding sequence ATGTCGATGAACAAGGGTCTTGGCCGTGGATTGGACGCTCTTTTGGGCGGCGTTCGCGAGGAAGAGGAACAGGGGCTGGACGCCTCCAGCGTCCGCCTGATCAAGGTAGATGCCATCATCCCCAACCCGCACCAGCCGCGCCGTGAATTCGATGCGGCGGCTCTGGAGGATTTGTCTTCTTCCATTCGGGCGCAGGGCGTGTTGCAGCCGGTGCTGGTTCGTCCTGTTTCGGCAGACCGTTTTGAGCTGGTGGCCGGTGAGCGCCGCCTGCGGGCATCCAAACTGGCCGGGTTGCAAGAGATCCCCTCACTTGTGCGGGAAATGACCGATCAGGAAAGTCTGGCCATTGCCTTGATAGAAAACCTGCAGCGTGAAGACCTGAACCCTGTTGAAGAAGCACTGGGCTACCAGCAGCTGCAGCAACAGTTCGGGTTGAGCCAGGAAGAACTTTCACGGCAGGTGGGCAAGAGCCGTTCGGCCGTTGCCAACGCCCTTCGGCTGCTGAACCTGCCCGCCGACGTGCAGAAGAACATACAGACGGGCGTCGTCAGTGCGGGGCATGGCCGTGCGCTCATGAGCATCACCGACCCCGAACCGCAGGCCGAACTGCACGCCCGCGTGGTGGAAAACGGCTTGACCGTTCGTCAGGCCGAGGCGCAGGCTTCCTTTTGGAAGCAGAATGGCCGACTCCCGGGAGTGGAGGAAGCCATTGCTCCGGGCAAGAAAAGCTCTTCGGGCGGCAGGCAGGAGCTTGATCAGGTCATGGTGGGCCTGCAGGCTTCCCTGGTCGAACATCTGGGTGTTGCGGTCAAGGTGTCAGGATCCACGGACAAGGGTCGGATCACCCTGTCCTACAAGGACGGAGAAGAATTGCAGGCGTTGTTGGATTCTTTTGGGGTTGATTTTCCGCAATAG
- a CDS encoding NAD-dependent epimerase, producing the protein MKILVTGAAGFIGFHLSRRFLAMGHEVVGLDIVNDYYDQNLKWDRLKILQESSSFRHAQIDMVDTAAMEKLFAEEKFTHVVNLAAQAGVRYSIEDPRAYIDSNIIGFLNILEGCRHNKVEHLVYASSSSVYGMNTNMPLSTHEAVDHPMSLYAATKKSNEMMAHSYSNLYDLPTTGLRFFTVYGPWGRPDMALFLFTKNIIEEKPINVFNYGKMRRDFTYIDDIIEGVVRVTENTAAPNPEWDGANPDPATSPVPYRIYNIGNNSVVELSRYIEVIEEQIGKKAIINYMPMQPGDVPATEADVSDLVADVDFKPDTTIEHGIAKFVEWYKEYYC; encoded by the coding sequence ATGAAGATTCTTGTTACCGGCGCTGCCGGATTCATCGGATTTCATCTTTCCCGCCGCTTTCTGGCCATGGGCCATGAGGTTGTGGGTCTTGATATCGTCAATGACTACTACGACCAGAACCTCAAGTGGGACCGCCTGAAGATTCTTCAGGAGTCGTCTTCCTTCCGGCACGCGCAGATCGACATGGTGGACACCGCTGCCATGGAAAAGCTTTTTGCCGAGGAAAAGTTCACCCATGTGGTCAACCTGGCTGCGCAGGCCGGTGTTCGTTACAGCATCGAAGATCCGCGTGCGTACATTGATTCCAACATCATCGGTTTTTTGAATATCCTTGAAGGCTGCCGCCATAACAAGGTGGAGCATCTTGTTTATGCCTCGTCCAGCTCGGTCTACGGCATGAATACCAACATGCCGCTTTCCACCCACGAGGCCGTGGATCATCCCATGAGCCTGTACGCGGCCACCAAGAAATCCAATGAGATGATGGCGCATTCGTACAGCAATTTGTATGACCTGCCCACCACAGGGCTTCGTTTCTTTACGGTGTATGGTCCGTGGGGCAGGCCGGACATGGCGCTTTTCCTGTTCACCAAGAACATCATCGAGGAAAAGCCCATCAACGTGTTCAACTACGGCAAGATGCGCCGTGACTTCACCTATATTGATGACATTATCGAAGGCGTTGTGCGTGTGACCGAGAACACGGCTGCACCCAACCCCGAATGGGACGGAGCCAATCCGGACCCGGCCACCAGCCCGGTGCCGTACCGCATCTACAACATCGGCAACAATTCCGTGGTGGAACTTTCACGCTACATCGAGGTCATCGAGGAGCAGATCGGCAAGAAGGCCATCATCAATTACATGCCCATGCAGCCGGGCGACGTGCCTGCCACCGAGGCAGACGTTTCCGACCTTGTGGCCGATGTGGACTTCAAGCCCGACACCACCATCGAACACGGCATTGCCAAGTTTGTGGAGTGGTACAAAGAGTATTACTGCTAG